One Orrella dioscoreae genomic window carries:
- a CDS encoding LysR family transcriptional regulator gives MIRLDDLQVFVQTAESGSFSAAARLLDMAPALASSAVLRLERALGTRLFVRSTRRLRLSDDGERYLPHARAALGALAGGREALAQGSPEIAGPLRLSVPSDIGRNVLLPWLEAFQAAHPKVSLHLRVSDQMADFFRESLDAGIRYGMLADSSLVSLPLAPGNRRTLCAAPSYLARHGAPRDPDELSRHNCLRFVMGDQTFERWSFHLPDGVKTVAVRGDRVCDDAEVVHRWAVAGLGITYKSRLDVFDDLASGRLVELFPPAHGQPAPLQLVCAHRTLLTPVVQGLHAWLARCCATLVGEGQAVASEAVLARHGFR, from the coding sequence ATGATCCGGCTGGATGATCTCCAGGTATTCGTCCAGACAGCCGAGTCCGGCAGCTTCTCGGCAGCGGCACGCTTGCTGGACATGGCGCCTGCCCTGGCCAGCAGCGCCGTGTTGCGGCTCGAGCGCGCGCTGGGCACGCGGCTGTTCGTGCGCTCCACGCGCCGCCTGCGCCTGTCGGACGACGGCGAGCGTTATCTGCCGCACGCGCGCGCCGCGCTGGGCGCTCTGGCCGGCGGGCGCGAGGCCCTGGCGCAGGGCAGCCCCGAGATCGCCGGTCCGCTGCGCCTGTCGGTGCCATCGGACATCGGGCGCAATGTGCTGCTGCCCTGGCTGGAGGCCTTCCAGGCCGCCCACCCCAAGGTGTCGCTGCACTTGCGCGTCAGCGACCAGATGGCGGATTTCTTTCGCGAGTCGCTGGATGCCGGCATCCGCTATGGCATGCTGGCCGATTCCTCGCTGGTGTCGCTGCCGCTTGCGCCGGGCAACCGGCGCACGCTGTGCGCGGCGCCGTCCTACCTGGCACGTCACGGTGCGCCGCGCGATCCGGACGAGCTGTCGCGGCACAACTGCCTGCGTTTCGTGATGGGCGACCAGACCTTCGAGCGTTGGAGCTTCCACCTGCCCGATGGTGTCAAGACGGTCGCCGTGCGCGGCGACCGCGTCTGCGACGACGCCGAGGTCGTGCACCGTTGGGCGGTGGCGGGGCTGGGCATCACCTACAAGTCGCGGCTGGATGTGTTCGATGATCTGGCCTCCGGCCGACTGGTGGAGTTGTTTCCGCCGGCGCATGGCCAGCCCGCGCCGCTGCAGCTGGTGTGCGCGCATCGCACATTGCTGACGCCCGTGGTGCAGGGCCTGCATGCCTGGCTGGCGCGCTGCTGCGCGACACTGGTGGGGGAGGGCCAGGCCGTCGCGTCCGAGGCTGTCCTTGCGCGCCACGGCTTCCGGTAA